The Nitrospira sp. sequence AACATGAGCTCGGTTTCGATCACCCCGATATCACGGAGCGGATCGATCCCGCCGCTGACGTGAACCACGTCGGTTCCTTGGAAACACCGCACAACATGCAGCAACGCATCCACTTCGCGGATGTGGCCAAGAAATTGATTGCCGAGTCCTTCGCCTTTGCTGGCCCCCTCGACGAGCCCGGCGATGTCTCGCACTTCCAGCGTGCTGTAGGTCGTTCTCTTCGACGTGAAGATCTCGGTCAGCTTGATGAGGCGGGGGTCCGGAACCAGTGCAATGCCGGTGTTGGGATCCACCGTCGCAAAAGGATAATTGGCCGCCAAGGCGCCGCCGCCGGTCAGCGCATTGAAGACGGTGGTCTTGCCGACGTTCGGCAAGCCGATCATGCCGCAACAGAGGCCCATTTAGTTCGTGTCCTCTTCTTCGTTCGTGAGCTTTTCCCTGACATTGAACTGATTCATCGCGACCTCCGGTCCTCGATGAATCAGACATTCCAGTGCATCGACGGCTCGATCGAGACAAGGTTCAAAGACGACCAACTCATCTTTCGACACCGGCTCCAAGACATAGTCGGCGGAATCTTGGCCCGGGGCAGGCCGGCCGATCCCGATCTTCATCCTGACAAACTGCGGAGTTCCGAGCGACTCGATGATGGACTTGATCCCGTTATGTCCCCCATTGCCCCCGGCCAGTTTAATCCGCAGCCGCCCTGGCTCCAGGTCCAGATCATCGTGGACGACAATGAGATCGCCGGGGGTGAGCGTGAATTCGCGCAGGAGGCCTTTCAGTGGAGGACCGGAAATATTCATCCAGTCGAGCAGGCCGGCAAGCTCGATCAGTTCCCTTCCAAGTCGCCCGGAGCCTCGCTGGGCTGTGCCGCGAGGTGAGAGCCGGATCGACCATCGAGCGGCAGCCCGTTCGATGACCCACATACCGACATTGTGGCGGGTCTGGGCGTAGGCTCTGCCGGGGTTGCCCAGTCCAACGAGAAGGCGCAATGTTACTTCTTCTTTTCGGCTTCTTTCTTTTCAGCCTTGGGAGCCGCGGCGGCTTCTTTCTTTTCTCCTGCCTTGGCTTCCCCGGCAGGCGCTGCCGCACCCGCTTTGGCTGGTTCGGCACCCGCAGCACCTTCAGCCCCAGCCGCTGCTTCCTTACCTTTCGCCAGAACCTCCGGCTCCCCTGCGGGGCCCGCGGTGCTGGTGAGCAAGGCTTCGAGTTTAGCGTCCGACATCGGCGCAGCGACGCTGACGACCATCTGA is a genomic window containing:
- a CDS encoding aminoacyl-tRNA hydrolase — protein: MRLLVGLGNPGRAYAQTRHNVGMWVIERAAARWSIRLSPRGTAQRGSGRLGRELIELAGLLDWMNISGPPLKGLLREFTLTPGDLIVVHDDLDLEPGRLRIKLAGGNGGHNGIKSIIESLGTPQFVRMKIGIGRPAPGQDSADYVLEPVSKDELVVFEPCLDRAVDALECLIHRGPEVAMNQFNVREKLTNEEEDTN